A single window of Debaryomyces hansenii CBS767 chromosome F complete sequence DNA harbors:
- a CDS encoding DEHA2F13024p (similar to CA1590|IPF14665 Candida albicans IPF14665 unknown function AND some similarities with uniprot|P43570 Saccharomyces cerevisiae YFL027C GYP8 GTPase- activating protein for yeast Rab family members), translated as MSVKEHSHTLLQSHPDWVSMDFDKLGKSFYNNDGVPLSDTIKSLKARTLNDALQNKNTDALAEYSRSTEGLISNEFRMKIWPLLLGISDWETEAYEETSKKQAMVDSPNLKLNRQSVTSFLLNDLDLNDLPPHKDEDQVKLDIQRSFTVLSQMQSYHQLQNESFTAIFSNSDIDSLKKSLLNIIIKILRKYPCLNYYQGYHDIASIILIVCYEQNGEANPSKNEELAFKLLEKLTVFHLRDYMITDINLSINHLKLIPSLLEVTDTDLFELIKQSSNSYIMSSGFHYDYNFYQGLSSILTFYSHDLNNLHQLLIIWDFILSYNSVVVNVYLYVALLKFHKEDIFNELDIDPSDLINSGEADIDIDLVHTLVSPNNLFKSMTDSDLNQILNKTRTLIESYLISDIENSDVTYDVWFKEFNQNSVLLNTSDILVDSKTKDLKYNYLIVDDENPPDSSLNDLVQLQDEEMSKQTVYNISLQQKLLEQQEELSNSTSDLDTSLPNSLSSSITSFTSASSSINTKIANTSSMIFKKLFYHDISPTPEGKLNNNNKHNVLSTNFYRISFTVGFIGFMMHFLLIKNDPSYQSLNITRLVSGSLSMIQKCGSQLLDSESIRSVSDFVVKASNGLVYETGEAIRGMYTSLKDSEIVNSGINIGQIGLGNLRNNIYGFIG; from the coding sequence ATGTCAGTTAAGGAACATTCACATACGTTATTGCAGCTGCATCCAGACTGGGTTTCTATGgactttgataaattggGCAAATCgttttataataatgacgGGGTGCCTCTTAGCGATACTATCAAGAGTTTAAAGGCAAGAACGTTAAATGATGCATTGCAAAATAAGAATACCGATGCATTAGCAGAGTATCTGAGATCAACAGAAGGGCTAATAAGTAATGAGTTCAGAATGAAAATCTGGCCGCTTCTATTGGGAATTTCTGATTGGGAGACTGAAGCATATGAGGAAACATCGAAGAAACAAGCAATGGTGGATTCGCcgaatttaaaattgaatagaCAATCGGTTACGTCTTTTTTACTTAATGATTtagatttgaatgatttacCCCCACATAAGGATGAAGACCAAGTCAAATTGGATATACAACGGTCATTTACTGTGCTATCGCAGATGCAATCTTATCACCAATTACAAAACGAATCGTTTACAGCTATTTTCTCGAACAGTGATATAGACCTGTTGAAGAAGAGCCTATtaaatatcataatcaaGATACTTAGAAAATATCCATGTCTTAACTATTATCAGGGCTATCACGATATAGCAAgtattattttaattgtttgCTATGAACAAAACGGCGAAGCGAATCCGtcaaaaaatgaagaattggcgtttaaattattggaaaaacTTACCGTATTTCACTTGAGAGATTATATGATTACCGATATAAACCTTTCCATCAAtcatttaaaattgattccaaGCTTACTAGAGGTAACTGATACAGacttatttgaattgatcAAGCAATCAAGTAACTCGTATATTATGTCATCTGGCTTTCATTATGATTATAACTTCTATCAAGGTTTATCATCCATTTTGACTTTTTACAGTCATGATCTAAATAATTTGCATCaactattaataatatgGGACTTTATATTAAGTTACAACTCCGTGGTTGTCAATGTTTATCTATATGTCGCtctattgaaatttcataaagaagatatattCAACGAATTAGATATAGATCCGAGTGACTTGATTAATTCAGGAGAAGCAGATATCGACATTGATTTAGTGCATACTTTAGTATCCCCTAATAACTTATTTAAGTCTATGACTGATTCTGATCTTAATCAGATTTTAAATAAGACAAGGACTTTGATTGAAAGCTATTTAATCAGTGATATTGAGAATTCAGACGTTACATACGATGTTTGGTTCAAGGAATTTAATCAGAATTCTGTCCTATTAAACACATCAGACATTCTTGTCGACAGCAAAACTAAAGATCTTAAATATAACTATTTAATagttgatgatgaaaatcCACCggattcttcattaaatgatcttgttcaacttcaagatgaagaaatgtCAAAGCAAACTGTTTATAACATATCACTTCAACAAAAGTTACTAGAgcaacaagaagaattatcaaaCTCCACTTCTGATCTTGACACTAGTCTACCAAATCTGTTATCTTCGTCTATTACAAGTTTTACGTCAGCATCGTCGTCAATAAACACTAAGATCGCTAATACTTCGTCGatgatattcaaaaaattgttttaCCATGATATTTCACCAACGCCGGAAGGCAAGCttaacaacaacaataaacATAATGTTCTTTCAACTAACTTTTACAGAATTAGCTTTACCGTTGGATTTATTGGATTTATGATGCATTTCTTGTTGATTAAAAACGATCCAAGTTATCAAAGTTTAAATATCACAAGACTCGTATCAGGCTCCTTGTCAATGATCCAAAAGTGTGGATCTCAATTACTTGACCTGGAGTCTATCAGGTCAGTATCTGACTTTGTCGTTAAAGCGAGTAATGGGTTGGTATACGAAACAGGGGAAGCTATACGCGGAATGTATACTTCATTAAAGGATTCGGAAATTGTGAACAGCGGAATAAATATTGGTCAGATTGGTTTGGGAAACTTAAGAAATAACATTTATGGGTTTATTGGATAG
- a CDS encoding DEHA2F13046p (similar to CA1591|IPF14663 Candida albicans IPF14663 unknown function), whose translation MSVEAYKIVDAKPVDSGLEIAVTWENGTVSKYHNIWLRDNCHCEECYYIATKQRLLNSCSIKSDIKAASVDSDSKNLRIEWNQDSHKSEYESSWLALHSYNPKLVPNQFKIKGEQEVLKQSYWKVKDIKDNMPSVEFRAIMDSSDRTDKEDAIKDWCLKIWKYGFCMIDNVPISPGETEKLCEKITYIRPTHYGGFWDFTSDLSKNDTAYTNFDISSHTDGTYWNDTPGLQLFHLLYHDGTGGTTSLVDAFQCAKILQKEHPEDFDLLTKIPVPAHSAGEEKVCIQPDIPQPIFKLDNQGELVQVRWNQSDRSTMDNWSNPEDVPRFYKAIGNWYKIITDPENEIFYQLRPGQCLIFDNWRCFHSRTEFTGKRRMCGAYINRDDFMSRLKLLNLGRKAVLDSI comes from the coding sequence ATGAGTGTTGAAGCTTACAAAATTGTTGATGCTAAACCGGTTGATTCAGGTTTAGAAATTGCCGTTACATGGGAAAATGGAACCGTATCCAAATACCATAATATATGGTTACGTGACAACTGCCATTGTGAAGAATGCTATTATATTGCCACGAAACAAAGGTTATTGAACTCATGCTCGATTAAGTCTGATATAAAGGCAGCTTCTGTTGATTCAGATTCAAAGAACTTGCGAATTGAATGGAATCAGGATAGCCATAAGAGTGAATACGAAAGTTCTTGGTTGGCATTGCATTCGTACAACCCGAAACTTGTACCAAACCAATTTAAGATCAAAGGGGAACAGGAGGTCTTAAAACAGAGCTATTGGAAAGTGAAGGATATTAAAGACAATATGCCTAGCGTGGAATTTAGGGCCATTATGGACTCAAGCGACAGGACGGATAAAGAAGACGCAATTAAAGATTGGTGCTTGAAAATCTGGAAGTACGGATTTTGTATGATTGACAACGTTCCAATAAGCCCTGGAGAAACAGAAAAGCTTTGTGAGAAAATCACTTACATCAGACCTACTCATTATGGTGGTTTCTGGGACTTTACAAGCGATTTATCGAAGAATGATACTGCGTACActaattttgatatatcGTCTCACACCGACGGTACTTACTGGAATGACACTCCAGGGTTACAATTATTCCATTTATTGTACCATGACGGAACTGGGGGTACTACCTCGTTAGTTGATGCATTTCAATGTGCcaaaatattgcaaaagGAGCATCCtgaagattttgatttgtTGACCAAGATTCCAGTACCTGCCCATTCAGCGGGGGAGGAAAAGGTTTGTATCCAGCCGGATATCCCTCAGCCTATATTCAAGCTTGACAATCAAGGTGAACTTGTCCAAGTTCGTTGGAATCAGTCCGATAGATCGACGATGGACAATTGGTCGAACCCAGAAGATGTTCCTAGGTTTTATAAGGCCATTGGTAATTGGTACAAAATTATTACTGATCCAGAAAacgaaatattttatcaattaagGCCAGGTCAATGTTtgatttttgataattggAGATGCTTTCACTCTAGAACTGAGTTTACAGGTAAACGTAGAATGTGTGGTGCATACATAAACAGAGATGATTTCATGTCACGGTTAAAGTTATTAAACTTAGGAAGGAAGGCCGTTTTGGATTCTATTTAG
- a CDS encoding DEHA2F13068p (similar to uniprot|P38715 Saccharomyces cerevisiae YHR104W GRE3 Aldose reductase involved in methylglyoxal d-xylose and arabinose metabolism) — MSIKLNSGYDMPLVGFGCWKVDNDTCAATIYNAIKVGYRLFDAAQDYGNCKEIGEGINKALDEGLVARDELFITSKLWNSYHDPKNVELALKKVLSDMKLDYLDLFLIHFPIAFKFVPIEERYPPGFYCGDGDKFHYENVPLADTWKAMEKLTKSGKVKSIGISNFSGALIYDLLRSAEIKPAVLQIEHHPYLQQPRLVEYVQSQNIAITGYSSFGPQSFLELKHSKALDTPTLFEHKTIKSIANKNKKTPAQVLLRWASQRNIAVIPKSNNPDRLLQNLEVNDFDLSKEDFEEISKLDQELRFNNPWDWDKIPIFA, encoded by the coding sequence ATGTCTATTAAGTTAAATTCAGGATATGATATGCCATTAGTTGGCTTCGGTTGTTGGAAAGTTGACAATGATACTTGTGCAGCCACTATTTACAATGCCATTAAAGTTGGGTACAGATTATTTGATGCTGCTCAGGATTACGGTAATTGTAAGGAAATTGGGGAAGGTATTAACAAGGCACTTGACGAAGGTTTAGTTGCTAGAGACGAATTGTTCATCACCTCCAAGCTTTGGAACAGTTATCACGATCCTAAGAACGTCGAATTGGCTTTGAAAAAAGTATTGAGTGACATGAAGTTGGACTATCTTGATTTATTCTTGATCCATTTCCCAATTGCATTCAAGTTCGTCCCAATCGAAGAAAGATATCCACCTGGATTCTACTGTGGTGATGGTGACAAATTCCACTACGAGAATGTGCCATTGGCAGATACATGGAAAGCCATGGAAAAATTGACCAAGTCTGGTAAGGTCAAATCCATTGgtatttctaatttctcAGGTGCATTAATATATGACTTGTTAAGAAGTGCTGAAATCAAGCCAGCCGTCTTACAAATTGAACACCATCCATACTTACAACAACCAAGATTAGTCGAGTACGTCCAATCCCAAAACATTGCCATTACCGGATACTCGTCATTTGGTCCTCAATCTTTCTTGGAATTGAAGCATTCTAAGGCATTGGACACTCCAACTTTGTTTGAACACAAAACCATCAAGTCCATCGCCAACAAGAATAAGAAAACTCCAGCACAAGTCTTATTAAGATGGGCTTCTCAAAGAAACATTGCTGTTATTCCAAAATCTAACAACCCAGATAGATTATTACAAAACTTGGAAGTAAACGATTTCGATTTGAGTAAAGAAgactttgaagaaatctCTAAGTTAGATCAAGAATTAAGATTTAACAACCCATGGGATTGGGACAAGATTCCAATCTTTGCTTAA
- a CDS encoding DEHA2F13090p (weakly similar to A3409|IPF9410 Candida albicans IPF9410), with protein MMNKELVESSYDMTSIPLYLKIKSPKKGKETLFETTGERSIILNDKQYDFTKIFNGSNNTYKELIDTFDPCSYFIFMGPTGSGKTTALKQVIYEKTQRLEASAKEACITAFEVSENKYIIDLLETPAKKKEYHSSCLESQLHKRKLNGDSHQVLEAVFKKRNTKKTAFNSESSRSCLVVTFFYDDKRVIYIDLMGNEKYDKSSALSNAFANTSMSSITQLLTNKVPNGGRSSNLITNLIFKSNSPSPGKINIILNVDPHGDITLLKSILNNIATLVKDFKLENTTTNKLDKTPNIPHYARPTISSLSPTRLVPRMASSMSPMRKLSSTPSKFRMIPSSDKLSTAPKLMGSRVQKFQTPTRNAFIAPIKMSSPYKASHLTNNFYEIQISSLKKTIKDLEIEISEFKHEHKEILQMITIENQDLSHNLTLSQPDNELDPSSLKGELNDLIGIKAINDELLKQKNILCEKVNDFKVDFYKFKSQHSNFTGNIDALKKVMDSLDTKNDQLTTKNKELIEEVSIIKEDLNKVILENSALNSQLDKVSTQNKSLMQTIEDLEREKTEKQLSMDKLAQENELLQNKVSDTECLVQKVSDLKHVNDKNEAEIKSSKEIIAEQLKDIELKNSMIIETNKKVTELTKSANLSLENHQVIENLQNELTTIESEIQQLTSENKLISSKHAKSIEELKTYKYKFKTLNNSWAQKFDKIMKTKDQGIVKLRSELNSQNVISGDMNRKFSGSDIFEDKPHSSTQMKPVPRNNPLQPSNISKLDNQTNKTFTLNKNSLINKINNSSKVKKSNKKKRSHKNTNKLQPI; from the coding sequence ATGATGAATAAGGAGTTAGTAGAAAGTTCATACGACATGACATCAATTccattatatttgaagattaaAAGTCCCAAGAAGGGCAAAGAAACCTTATTTGAGACTACCGGTGAGAGGAGTATAATACTCAATGACAAACAATATGATTTcacaaaaatatttaatggAAGTAATAACACATACAAAGAATTGATCGATACATTTGATCCATGttcatattttatatttatggGCCCCACAGGAAGTGGTAAGACCACAGCACTCAAGCAAGTGATCTATGAAAAGACACAGAGATTAGAAGCATCTGCGAAGGAAGCATGCATAACTGCTTTCGAAGTGAGCGAAAACAAGTACATAATAGATTTGCTTGAAACGCCAGCTAAGAAGAAAGAGTACCACAGCTCGTGCTTAGAATCTCAGTTGcataaaagaaaattgaacGGAGATTCGCATCAGGTGTTGGAAGCGGTTTTCAAAAAGAGGaatacaaagaaaacaGCTTTCAATAGTGAGTCTAGTAGATCGTGCCTAGTAGTAACCTTTTTTTATGATGATAAGAGAGTCATTTACATTGACCTCATGGGTAACGAGAAGTATGATAAATCACTGGCTTTATCTAATGCGTTTGCAAATACCAGCATGTCATCCATAACGCAATTACTTACAAACAAGGTACCTAATGGTGGAAGGTCCTCAAATCTTATAACTAatcttattttcaaaagtaATTCCCCAAGTCCAGGAaagatcaatattattttgaatgttGATCCTCATGGAGATATTACTTTGCTCAAAtctatattgaataatattgcAACTTTAGTTAAAGATTTCAAGTTAGAGAatacaacaacaaataAGTTAGACAAAACCCCAAATATTCCCCATTACGCTAGACCCACAATTTCTTCCTTAAGTCCAACAAGGTTGGTACCAAGAATGGCATCAAGTATGAGTCCAATGCGAAAGTTAAGCTCCACTCCTTCAAAATTTAGAATGATACCGAGTTCAGACAAGCTCAGCACTGCTCCTAAATTGATGGGTTCGAGAGTACAAAAATTCCAAACACCTACAAGAAATGCATTCATTGCTCCTATTAAGATGTCACTGCCATACAAAGCAAGTCATTTGACCAACAATTTTtatgaaattcaaatatctAGCTTAAAAAAGACAATCAAGGatttagaaattgaaatttcagAATTTAAGCACGAAcataaagaaatattacaGATGATTACGATAGAAAATCAAGATTTAAGTCACAATTTAACTTTACTGCAacctgataatgaattggatcCAAGTTCGTTAAAGGGAGAATTAAATGACTTAATTGGCATTAAGGccattaatgatgaattattgaaacagaaaaatattctatGTGAAAAggttaatgatttcaaggTAGacttttataaatttaagCTGCAGCACAGTAACTTCACAGGCAATATTGATGCATTAAAAAAGGTGATGGACTCACTTGATACCAAAAACGACCAGTTAACAACAAAAAATAAGGAATTGATTGAAGAAGTGAGTATTATCAAAgaagatttaaataaagTAATACTTGAAAATTCTGCATTAAACTCTCAACTCGATAAAGTAAGCACGCagaataaatcattaatgcAAACTATTGAAGATCTCGAGAGAGAAAAAACCGAGAAACAACTTTCAATGGATAAGTTAGCTCAAGAGAATGAATTGTTGCAAAACAAAGTACTGGATACAGAGTGCTTAGTACAGAAAGTTTCAGATTTGAAACatgttaatgataaaaatgaagcAGAGATTAAATCCTctaaagaaataattgcTGAACAATTAAAAGATATTGAGTTAAAAAACTCGATGATAATTGAAACCAACAAAAAAGTGACAGAGCTCACTAAATCAGCAAATTTATCATTGGAAAATCACCAGGTTATAGAGAATTTGcaaaatgaattaactACCATAGAATCAGAAATACAACAACTAACTTCAGAAAACAAACTTATTAGTAGTAAGCATGCAAAGTCTATTGAAGAGTTGAAAacttataaatataaattcaagACCTTGAATAACTCTTGGGCCCAGAAATTCGATAAGATTATGAAGACAAAGGACCAAGGTATTGTAAAATTAAGGTCTGAATTAAATTCCCAAAATGTTATATCTGGTGACATGAACCGGAAATTCCTGGGAtctgatatatttgaagataagCCTCATTCCAGTACTCAAATGAAGCCTGTCCCTAGAAATAACCCTTTACAACCTTCTAATATATCAAAACTCGATAATCAGACAAATAAGACTTTTACCTTAAACAAGAATAGCCTCATAAATAAGATCAACAACCTGAGTAAAGTCAAAAAATccaacaagaagaaaaggagCCATAAAAACACAAATAAATTACAACCtatatag
- a CDS encoding DEHA2F13112p (similar to uniprot|P40518 Saccharomyces cerevisiae YIL062C ARC15 Subunit of the ARP2/3 complex which is required for the motility and integrity of cortical actin patches), with the protein MDNWRRIDIDALETDNHLSKEDLIPDLPPVSNEEILSLSKQCRSALSSGQFLQALTLALDTPPYVSDEKTKELHSETVFEVLCSIKNNHNINDLSNFVKQLDSNQQDTLVKYLYKNMSTSYGAKQGGLLLHWFEKTVEVTGLGPIVRFMADRRTV; encoded by the coding sequence ATGGATAATTggagaagaattgatatcGATGCTTTAGAAACGGATAATcatttatcaaaagaaGACTTGATTCCTGATTTACCACCTGtatcaaatgaagaaatactttcattatcaaagCAATGTAGATCGGCATTATCACTGGGTCAATTCTTACAAGCATTAACTTTAGCATTGGACACACCACCATACGTTTCGGATGAAAAAACAAAGGAATTACATTCTGAAACAGTGTTTGAAGTCTTATGTTCCATTAAAAATAACCACAACATCAATGACTTGTCGAATTTCGTCAAGCAATTGGACTCTAACCAACAAGATACATTGGTCAAATACTTGTACAAGAACATGAGTACCAGCTACGGTGCTAAACAAGGTGGATTGTTGTTGCATTGGTTTGAAAAGACAGTTGAAGTCACCGGATTGGGTCCAATTGTCCGTTTCATGGCAGATAGAAGAACAGTTTAA
- a CDS encoding DEHA2F13134p (weakly similar to uniprot|Q03759 Saccharomyces cerevisiae YML108W defines a new subfamily of the split beta-alpha-beta sandwiches): MSDEELPPHLQEQGELENPLRAIIVVNSAESPEGDMEEALLDGVQSFDDMNEFFDKFDETIAIPNEEHIKYEVGSDGLVVIVVDSLSLRDKALKFMEDYSIKIEGKNQEEAEGNQSAKKVKKSEV; this comes from the coding sequence ATGTCAGACGAAGAGCTCCCACCACATTTACAAGAACAAGGGGAGTTAGAAAATCCATTAAGAGCCATAATAGTGGTTAATTCTGCTGAAAGTCCTGAGGGCGACATGGAAGAAGCATTGTTGGATGGTGTTCAAAGTTTCGATGACatgaatgaatttttcGATAAATTCGACGAAACAATTGCTATACCAAATGAAGAGCACATAAAGTATGAAGTCGGAAGTGACGGACTCGTAGTGATTGTTGTCGATTCGCTTTCCTTAAGAGATAAGGCCTTAAAGTTCATGGAAGATTATAGcatcaaaattgaaggtAAGAACCAAGAAGAGGCTGAAGGTAACCAATCAGCAaagaaggtgaagaagTCAGAAGTCTGA
- a CDS encoding DEHA2F13156p (highly similar to uniprot|P12709 Saccharomyces cerevisiae YBR196C PGI1 Glycolytic enzyme phosphoglucose isomerase), translated as MSQPEFKLSTELPAWKKLEATFKSKGEKFQVKEAFDKDPKRFEKLSKTFQNFDNSKILFDFSKNLIDDEILEQLVQLAKEAKVEELRDAMFNGDKINTTEDRAVYHVALRNRSKREMKVDNVDTFPEVDEVLQHMKEFSNQIRSGEWTGYTNKAITDVVNIGIGGSDLGPVMVTEALKAYGKPGLNVHFVSNIDGTHIAETVKKCDPETTLFLIASKTFTTAETCTNANSAKKWFLAKALDTKHIAKHFAALSTNAEEVSKFGIDTKNMFGFESWVGGRYSVWSAIGLSVAIYIGFDNFESFLKGAEAVDKHFVETPLEENIPVLGGLLSVWYNNFFGAQTHLVAPFDQYLHRFPAYLQQLSMESNGKSVTRANAFTNYETGTILFGEPATNAQHSFFQLVHQGTKLIPSDFILAAQSHNPIENNLHQKMLASNFFAQAEALMVGKNEDEVKKEGATGGLVPHKVFSGNRPTTSILAQKITPAALGSLIAYYEHLTFVEGAIWNINSFDQWGVELGKVLAKVIGKELENNNEKVDTHDPSTKGLINQFKDWAE; from the coding sequence ATGTCACAACCAGAATTTAAGTTATCTACCGAGTTACCAGcttggaagaaattagaaGCAACCTTCAAATCGAAGGGAGAAAAATTCCAGGTCAAAGAGGCTTTTGACAAGGACCCAAAGAGATTTGAAAAGCTTTCCAAAACGTTTCAAAACTTTGACAACTCCAAGATTTTGTTCGATTTCTCTAAGAACTTAATTGATGACGAAATCTTAGAACAATTAGTTCAATTGGCTAAAGAAGCTAAGGTTGAAGAGTTAAGAGATGCTATGTTCAATGGTGACAAAATTAACACCACCGAAGACAGAGCTGTTTACCACGTTGCTTTGAGAAACAGATCTAAGAGAGAAATGAAGGTCGATAACGTTGACACTTTCCCAGAAGTTGATGAAGTTTTACAACACATGAAGGAATTCTCTAACCAGATTAGATCAGGCGAATGGACTGGTTACACTAATAAGGCTATTACCGATGTCGTTAACATTGGTATTGGTGGTTCTGATTTAGGTCCAGTTATGGTTACCGAAGCTTTAAAGGCATACGGAAAGCCAGGTTTAAACGTTCACTTTGTTTCCAACATTGACGGTACCCATATTGCTGAAACTGTTAAGAAATGTGATCCAGAAACCACTTTATTCTTAATTGCTTCAAAGACTTTCACCACTGCTGAAACTTGTACTAATGCCAACTCTGCAAAGAAGTGGTTCTTAGCTAAGGCTTTAGATACTAAGCACATTGCTAAGCATTTCGCTGCTTTATCAACCAATGCTGAAGAAGTTTCTAAATTCGGTATTGACACCAAGAACATGTTTGGTTTCGAAAGCTGGGTCGGTGGTCGTTATTCCGTTTGGTCTGCAATTGGTTTATCCGTTGCTATCTACATTGGTTTCGACAACTTCGAAAGCTTCTTGAAGGGTGCTGAAGCCGTTGACAAGCACTTCGTCGAAACCCCACTCGAAGAGAATATCCCAGTGTTAGGAGGTTTATTATCCGTCTGGTACAACAACTTCTTTGGGGCCCAAACCCATTTAGTTGCTCCATTCGATCAATACTTACACAGATTCCCAGCTTATTTGCAACAATTATCTATGGAATCTAACGGTAAGTCTGTCACCAGAGCAAATGCTTTCACTAACTACGAAACTGGTACCATCTTATTCGGCGAACCAGCTACTAACGCTCAACACTCGTTCTTCCAATTAGTCCACCAAGGTACTAAATTGATACCTtctgattttattttggcTGCTCAATCCCACAACCCAATTGAAAACAACTTGCACCAAAAGATGTTGGCTTCCAACTTCTTTGCCCAAGCTGAAGCTTTAATGGTTGGtaagaatgaagatgaagttaaGAAAGAGGGTGCCACCGGTGGTTTAGTTCCTCACAAAGTTTTCTCAGGAAACAGACCAACCACTTCTATTTTAGCTCAAAAGATTACCCCAGCTGCTTTAGGTTCTTTAATTGCTTACTACGAACATCTTACTTTCGTTGAAGGGGCCATCTGGAACATTAATTCTTTCGATCAATGGGGTGTTGAATTAGGAAAGGTCTTAGCCAAGGTGATTGGTAAGGAATTGGAAAACAATAACGAAAAGGTTGATACTCACGACCCATCTACCAAGGGTTTAATTAACCAATTCAAGGACTGGGCTGAATAA
- a CDS encoding DEHA2F13178p (some similarities with uniprot|P35732 Saccharomyces cerevisiae YKL054C DEF1 RNAPII degradation factor), with the protein MSGLASKWATEEELVNRANTQDNESRKHVTPKSTIPNKNDTPKPLESKWANTSSEPANTATHKDNRNRFDDSSKYNRSGKKNRGRNDRNHGNEAYGSLPSPPSTAERDTSPNNSNDSHVPRAGSGNTPRGPRAYQTSAKNRQGKYATNKKVDHAEESEEEKSTPMSKAGASFAARLGVPSKKTENATTNGHKDDFESTDEEITDEEDDGFEDTQDTPESEDEKEENLPPITSAGQSLASRLGMVSISNTKSDPPKPKQNVKQTQSKPRQSNDPPRQTKTPKGAYQTPKQKREEQVRKEQAEKERLQKQKDAKLKEEVRDMFSKLTSSSANWADLEDED; encoded by the coding sequence ATGAGTGGATTAGCCTCGAAATGGgcaacagaagaagaattggtCAATAGGGCAAATACGCAGGATAATGAATCTCGAAAACATGTAACACCTAAATCGACAATTCCTAATAAAAACGATACGCCAAAGCCATTGGAGAGTAAATGGGCAAATACTTCAAGCGAGCCGGCAAATACGGCTACGCATAAGGATAATCGCAATAGGTTCGATGATTCTTCCAAATATAACAGATCTGGCAAGAAAAATAGAGGTAGAAACGATAGGAATCATGGCAACGAAGCATATGGCTCATTGCCATCACCTCCTTCGACAGCAGAACGCGATACTTctccaaataattcaaatgattctCATGTGCCTCGGGCCGGTTCTGGTAACACTCCAAGAGGACCTCGTGCTTATCAAACATCTGCAAAGAATAGACAAGGGAAATATGCTACAAACAAAAAAGTCGACCATGCCGAAGAATCGGAGGAAGAGAAATCCACACCGATGTCCAAAGCTGGTGCATCCTTTGCCGCAAGATTAGGCGTACCATCGAAGAAAACAGAAAATGCTACGACCAATGGCCACAAAGATGACTTCGAGAGCACGGACGAGGAAATCACTGATGAAGAGGACGATGGATTTGAAGACACACAAGACACACCAGAAAGTGAggatgaaaaagaagaaaatttaCCTCCTATTACAAGTGCTGGACAGTCCCTTGCGTCTAGATTAGGTATGGtatcaatttctaataCTAAATCTGACCCACCAAAGCCTAAACAAAATGTCAAGCAAACTCAACTGAAACCAAGGCAGTCAAATGATCCTCCAAGACAAACAAAGACTCCAAAGGGTGCTTACCAAACCCCTAAACAGAAGCGAGAAGAACAAGTCAGGAAAGAACAGGCAGAGAAGGAAAGATTGCAAAAACAGAAAGATGCGAAGTTGAAAGAGGAGGTTCGAGACATGTTTAGCAAGCTCACTAGTTCTTCAGCGAATTGGGCAGATTTAGAAGACGAAGATTAA